A stretch of the Nothobranchius furzeri strain GRZ-AD chromosome 5, NfurGRZ-RIMD1, whole genome shotgun sequence genome encodes the following:
- the LOC139070050 gene encoding spectrin alpha chain, non-erythrocytic 1-like isoform X2, producing MSDLSAYGSSIQALKEQAQSCRDLKANESRLRDINKVASELESEGLMAEEAPMVQAQQQKHLGSAPGKDEADSNTASPWKTVRLGVQTTANFNSIKVRGSSSLPV from the exons atgtcggacctgtcggcttacggcagcagcatccaggccctgaaggagcaggcccagtcctgcagg gacctgaaggccaacgagtcccgcctgagggacatcaacaaggtggcatctgaactggagtcagaaggtctgatggctgaggaggctcctatggttcaggctcag caacaaaaacatctgggttctgctcctggaaag gatgaagccgactctaacacggcgtcaccctggaag accgtacggttgggcgttcagacgacggctaactttaattccatcaaggtaagaggaagctcttcccttcctgtctga
- the LOC139070050 gene encoding spectrin alpha chain, non-erythrocytic 1-like isoform X1, with translation MSDLSAYGSSIQALKEQAQSCRDLKANESRLRDINKVASELESEGLMAEEAPMVQAQQQKHLGSAPGKVHVVLRLHQNQTWCLCYHSFVCLFVCLQDEADSNTASPWKTVRLGVQTTANFNSIKVRGSSSLPV, from the exons atgtcggacctgtcggcttacggcagcagcatccaggccctgaaggagcaggcccagtcctgcagg gacctgaaggccaacgagtcccgcctgagggacatcaacaaggtggcatctgaactggagtcagaaggtctgatggctgaggaggctcctatggttcaggctcag caacaaaaacatctgggttctgctcctggaaaggtgcatgttgtcctccgcctccaccagaaccagacgtggtgtttatgttaccactcatttgtttgtttgtttgtttgtttacaggatgaagccgactctaacacggcgtcaccctggaag accgtacggttgggcgttcagacgacggctaactttaattccatcaaggtaagaggaagctcttcccttcctgtctga